The Mycolicibacterium insubricum DNA segment GCCAGAAGACCTGCGTATGCCGCCGTGCCAGCATCTCCGCGAAGAAGCGTTGATTCGCCTCCTCGCGTACCTCGACGTAGTTCGAGCCGGCCGTCCTGGCCTGCCGGAGGCAACGGAGAATGTGACCCGCCTGTGCCTCGATGAGTGCGAAGTAGGACGAGCCGTTGTATCCGTACGGGCCAAACACTGAGAAATGGTTCGGGAATCCTGGCACGCTGACGCCCTCATATGCCTGGAGTCGGTTCTCGTCCCACCACTGTGCCTGGTCTCGGCCGGCGACACCTCTGAGCGAGTAGGTGGGCATGCTGTCCGATTCCATGACCTTGAATCCCGTTGCCAGCACGAGCACGTCGATCTCGTGTCTGGCGCCATCGGCCGTAATTACCGCGGTTTCATCCACCCGGGTGATGGGGTTGGTTTCAAGATGGACGTTGCCGCGGTTGAACGTCTTGAGATATTCGTTGTGAAAGCTTGGCCGCTTGCAGCCCAGCGCGTAGCGCGGTGTCAGCTTATCCCGAACGACCGGGTCTGTGACCTGCCGACGCATGTAGCTGATCGCTGCACGCTCGATCGCCGACGCCAGCGGTATGGCGGTATGGAAGTGCGCTGCGACGGGAAAGGTGAGTTCGACAAACGCCTGGCTGGCTGCCCGCGCGGCGATCTGCGCTCCGGGTGCGAGCCGGAGAAGAGCACTCAGCGGGCGGGGCACCGCGAAGTCGAATTTCGGTAGACACCATATCGGGGTGCGCTGAAAGACGGTGAGTGTGTCCACGTCCTTGGCTATCGAGGGGATCAGTTGCACCGCCGAGGCGCCCGTCCCGATGACGGCGACCCTCTTTCCGGTGAGGGTCTGCTGGTGGTCCCAGCGCGACGTGTGCATCGTGACCCCGCCGAAGTCCCCGACCCCCGGTATGTCCGGCGTTTTTGGTCGCGTGAGAACCCCGGAGGCATTGATGACGAACCTGGCTGTCAGTTCCTCATCTGTCGAGGTGAACAAACGCCACAATGTCGATTCTTCGTCGAACTCAGCCCTCACAACCGTGACTCCGAAGCGGATGCGCGACGCGAGGCCATATTTTTCCACGCAATGCTTCGCGTAGTTCTTCAGTTCGATCCCCGGCGCATAGGTACGTGACCACGACGGGCGTTTCTCAAAGGAGAATTGGTAACTATATGACGGAATGTCTACTGCAATCCCCGGGTAGGTATTCCAGTACCAGGTTCCACCCACCCCTTGGGCCTCATCAACGATGAGGAAGTCTGAGAAACCTTCCTTCAGCAGCTTGATGCCCACCCCGATCCCGGAGAATCCAGCTCCGATGACCAATATCTCGTGGGTGGGGACCTCGTGGGTGGGGACCTCGTACGTAGAGGCTCCGGAGGTGGGGGCATTCTCGTCGCCC contains these protein-coding regions:
- a CDS encoding flavin-containing monooxygenase, which gives rise to MLVIGAGFSGIGVGIKLLKEGFSDFLIVDEAQGVGGTWYWNTYPGIAVDIPSYSYQFSFEKRPSWSRTYAPGIELKNYAKHCVEKYGLASRIRFGVTVVRAEFDEESTLWRLFTSTDEELTARFVINASGVLTRPKTPDIPGVGDFGGVTMHTSRWDHQQTLTGKRVAVIGTGASAVQLIPSIAKDVDTLTVFQRTPIWCLPKFDFAVPRPLSALLRLAPGAQIAARAASQAFVELTFPVAAHFHTAIPLASAIERAAISYMRRQVTDPVVRDKLTPRYALGCKRPSFHNEYLKTFNRGNVHLETNPITRVDETAVITADGARHEIDVLVLATGFKVMESDSMPTYSLRGVAGRDQAQWWDENRLQAYEGVSVPGFPNHFSVFGPYGYNGSSYFALIEAQAGHILRCLRQARTAGSNYVEVREEANQRFFAEMLARRHTQVFWQDSCAGANSYYFDKHGDVPLRPTTTVESIWRSRRFDLADYRFERRPAKKADTAPQKVVTAG